From a single Eleginops maclovinus isolate JMC-PN-2008 ecotype Puerto Natales chromosome 20, JC_Emac_rtc_rv5, whole genome shotgun sequence genomic region:
- the rps23 gene encoding 40S ribosomal protein S23 has product MGKCRGLRTARKLRNHRREQKWHDKQYKKAHLGTALKANPFGGASHAKGIVLEKVGVEAKQPNSAIRKCVRVQLIKNGKKITAFVPNDGCLNFIEENDEVLVAGFGRKGHAVGDIPGVRFKVVKVANVSLLALYKGKKERPRS; this is encoded by the exons ATGG GAAAGTGTCGTGGTTTGCGCACAGCCAGGAAGCTCCGTAACCACCGTCGTGAGCAGAAATGGCACGATAAACAGTACAAGAAGGCCCATTTGGGCACAGCCCTAAAGGCTAACCCCTTCGGAGGGGCCTCCCACGCCAAAGGCATTGTTCTTGAGAAAGT TGGTGTTGAGGCTAAGCAGCCCAACTCTGCCATCAGGAAGTGTGTGAGAGTTCAGCTCATCAAGAACGGCAAGAAGATCACCGCTTTCGTCCCCAACGACGGTTGCCTCAACTTCATCGAG GAGAACGATGAGGTTCTGGTGGCAGGATTTGGACGTAAAGGTCACGCCGTTGGTGATATTCCTGGCGTTCGTTTTAAGGTGGTCAAGGTTGCCAACGTATCCCTGCTGGCTCTTTACAAAGGCAAGAAGGAGAGGCCCAGGTCATAA
- the atp6ap1la gene encoding ATPase H+ transporting accessory protein 1 like a: protein MTAMMAPPWKQCSCGILFLSLFFLHLQPSSCLDPGAAGSASVSFIQDEGIAQGDGGMWMDEPLVSVDQTERRLQSTDVSRRKLLQTPGIAVPFPPLKVMSDGEPCVMFQARKLSLRYEKQKQLDLTERAFSPQKPVDTSESVCRQDKATLVMRFGDVEDLRGLSIRLQLSNTFYESSGQWWFSVDSVSVRYNSSEEAVFNASDVYAPTSSSYHCLHVSSLQRYSALLLPSSEDAHRWSLTFTNFQIQAFNITSDKFSPATVCATFMTPAILMGLITSLILLLVLAYALHMVIHLKHIEHEDEHKADVYFPQSPEQPEHCCVESDAEKNIL from the exons ATGACAGCAATGATGGCTCCACCATGGAAACAATGCAGCTGCggcatcctcttcctctcgctctTCTTCCTTCATCTGCAGCCGTCCTCGTGCCTCGACCCGGGAGCTGCTGGCAG TGCTTCTGTCTCTTTCATACAAG ATGAAGGGATTGCTCAGGGTGATGGAGGGATGTGGATGGATGAGCCTTTGGTATCTGTAGATCAGACGGAAAGAAGACTGCAG TCTACAGATGTATCACGGAGGAAGTTACTTCAGACACCAGGAATTGCAGttccctttcctcctctgaaG GTGATGTCGGATGGGGAGCCATGCGTCATGTTCCAGGCCCGGAAGCTGTCTCTGCGCTACGAGAAGCAAAAGCAGCTGGACCTGACGGAGAGAGCTTTTTCTCCTCAGAAACCTGTCGACACCAGCGAGTCCGTCTGCCGCCAGGACAAGGCCAC GCTGGTCATGAGGTTTGGAGATGTGGAGGATTTGAGAGGCCTTTCCATAAG GCTGCAGCTGTCCAACACTTTCTACGAGTCTTCGGGTCAGTGGTGGTTCTCGGTGGACAGCGTGTCTGTGCGCTACAACTCCTCTGAGGAGGCGGTGTTCAACGCCAGCGACGTGTACGCTCCGACCTCCTCCTCCTACCACTGCCTGCATGTCAGCAGCCTGCAGCGCTACAGCGCCCTGCTGCTGCCCAGCAGCGAAGACGCACACCGCTGGAGCCTCACCTTCACAAACTTCCAG ATTCAGGCATTCAACATCACCTCTGATAAATTCTCTCCTGCGACTGTCTGCGCAACCTTCATGACGCCGGCCATCCTGATGGGGCTAATCACTTCCctcatcctgctgctggtgctggcCTACGCCTTGCACATGGTCATCCACCTGAAACACATTGAGCACGAGGACGAACACAAAGCTGACGTCTACTTCCCCCAGAGCCCAGAACAGCCTGAACACTGCTGCGTGGAAAGCGACGCTGAGAAAAATATTCTGTAG
- the pde12 gene encoding 2',5'-phosphodiesterase 12 isoform X1, whose amino-acid sequence MFNRFSAALTLLPRCLLLASSPRTLTRACHFLGRMKPTVVRCLPGEPKLTISFSLDGSHKHMLRDQDEPLGKALARISHGLNKSQGKGKKSKKKKGETPDEAPGLTAVKLYYNGEEVSDTLMNSEAWRDGSVLQVGDVKYSVRRNTPTFTNAELPVSLLAEFPVCPNLEIEFGNLQDCEFTWYRENAPNTSTETAGEVEGQDSEWTEVGCGRVHVPSIQDIGYRLKLRCTPKDGGRSGLPKDLVSTAIEAGPGVCTFDNRHAYTLKEAEWPAVRVVSYNILADIYAQTELSKTVLYPYCAPYALQLDYRQNLIKKELAGYNADIICLQEVDKGVFLNSLTPALDAFGLDGVFRTKERQHEGLATFYRRSKFKLLSSHDIALSEALSSDPIHSALLEKLSANTTLKANILHRSTVLQVSVLEDVSKPGRKVCVANTHLYWLPTGGSIRLVQMGVALQHLSHVINEVSPGAPLIFCGDFNSHPDSGVFQLLSKTLVPLQHADWISMGPEESCSMDLISAFPPLLSACGQPAYTNYVGGFHGCLDYIFIQPDSIQVDQVIPLPSHQEVTTYEALPSVAHPSDHIALICDLRWNP is encoded by the exons ATGTTCAATCGCTTTTCCGCTGCTCTCACTCTTCTCCCCCGCTGCCTACTGCTCGCCTCCTCCCCTAGGACTCTGACGAGAGCCTGCCACTTCCTCGGAAGGATGAAACCCACCGTGGTGAGGTGCCTCCCTGGGGAGCCCAAACTCACCATCTCCTTCAGTCTGGACGGCAGCCACAAACACATGCTGCGGGACCAGGATGAGCCGCTGGGAAAAGCCCTGGCCAGGATCTCTCATGGCCTCAACAAGAGCCAAGGAAAGGGGAAGAAGTcgaagaaaaagaaaggagagacgCCGGACGAAGCCCCTGGGCTCACCGCGGTGAAGCTCTACTACAACGGGGAGGAGGTGTCCGACACGTTGATGAACTCGGAGGCGTGGCGGGACGGATCAGTGCTCCAGGTGGGAGACGTGAAGTACTCAGTTCGCAGGAACACTCCCACTTTCACCAACGCAGAGCTCCCCGTGTCCCTGCTCGCAGAGTTCCCCGTCTGTCCCAACCTGGAGATAGAGTTTGGGAACCTGCAAGACTGCGAGTTCACGTGGTATAGAGAAAATGCCCCAAATACAAG CACTGAAACTGCTGGAGAAGTTGAAGGTCAAGACAGCGAGTGGACAGAGGTAGGATGTGGGAGAGTCCACGTTCCTTCCATTCAGGATATCGGCTACAGGCTCAAACTGCGCTGCACACCTAAAGATGGAGGACGTAGTGGCCTGCCCAAGGATCTCGTCTCTACGGCCATAGAAGCCGGACCGGGGGTGTGCACGTTCGACAACAGGCACGCGTACACTCTCAAAGAAGCAGAGTGGCCGGCTGTGAGGGTGGTGTCGTACAACATCCTCGCCGACATCTACGCCCAGACAGAACTGTCCAAGACGGTTCTTTACCCGTACTGCGCCCCCTACGCCCTGCAGCTGGACTACAGACAGAACCTGATCAAGAAGGAGCTCGCCGGGTACAATGCTGACATTATCTGTCTGCAGGAGGTGGACAAAG GGGTGTTTTTGAACAGTCTGACTCCAGCCCTCGATGCATTCGGTCTGGATGGCGTTTTTAGGACCAAAGAGAGGCAGCATGAAGGACTCGCCACGTTCTACCGCAG GTCAAAGTTCAAGCTGCTGAGCAGTCATGACATTGCGCTGAGCGAGGCGTTATCCTCTGACCCGATCCACTCTGCGCTGCTGGAGAAGCTTTCTGCGAACACGACTCTGAAGGCGAACATCCTGCACAGGTCCACCGTCCTGCAG gtcAGTGTGCTTGAGGATGTGAGTAAACCTGGCAGGAAGGTCTGCGTGGCAAACACTCACCTGTACTGGCTCCCCACAG GAGGGAGCATCCGCTTGGTCCAGATGGGCGTGGCTCTGCAACACCTGAGTCATGTGATCAACGAGGTCTCACCTGGAGCCCCTCTGATCTTTTGTGGTGACTTCAACTCACATCCTGACTCAG gtgtGTTCCAGCTGCTCAGCAAGACGCTTGTTCCTCTGCAGCACGCAGACTGGATCAGCATGGGACCAGAGGAGTCCTGCAGCATGGACCTGATCTCTGCCTTCCCCCCTCTGCTGAGTGCCTGTGGACAGCCAGCTTACACCAACTATGTGGGAGGATTTCATGGCTGCCTGGACTACATCTTCATACAGCCAGACAGCATACAG GTGGATCAGGTGATTCCTCTGCCCAGCCACCAGGAGGTCACCACCTACGAGGCTCTGCCCAGCGTAGCTCACCCCTCTGACCACATCGCCCTGATCTGTGACCTGCGCTGGAACCCCTGA
- the pde12 gene encoding 2',5'-phosphodiesterase 12 isoform X2, which translates to MKPTVVRCLPGEPKLTISFSLDGSHKHMLRDQDEPLGKALARISHGLNKSQGKGKKSKKKKGETPDEAPGLTAVKLYYNGEEVSDTLMNSEAWRDGSVLQVGDVKYSVRRNTPTFTNAELPVSLLAEFPVCPNLEIEFGNLQDCEFTWYRENAPNTSTETAGEVEGQDSEWTEVGCGRVHVPSIQDIGYRLKLRCTPKDGGRSGLPKDLVSTAIEAGPGVCTFDNRHAYTLKEAEWPAVRVVSYNILADIYAQTELSKTVLYPYCAPYALQLDYRQNLIKKELAGYNADIICLQEVDKGVFLNSLTPALDAFGLDGVFRTKERQHEGLATFYRRSKFKLLSSHDIALSEALSSDPIHSALLEKLSANTTLKANILHRSTVLQVSVLEDVSKPGRKVCVANTHLYWLPTGGSIRLVQMGVALQHLSHVINEVSPGAPLIFCGDFNSHPDSGVFQLLSKTLVPLQHADWISMGPEESCSMDLISAFPPLLSACGQPAYTNYVGGFHGCLDYIFIQPDSIQVDQVIPLPSHQEVTTYEALPSVAHPSDHIALICDLRWNP; encoded by the exons ATGAAACCCACCGTGGTGAGGTGCCTCCCTGGGGAGCCCAAACTCACCATCTCCTTCAGTCTGGACGGCAGCCACAAACACATGCTGCGGGACCAGGATGAGCCGCTGGGAAAAGCCCTGGCCAGGATCTCTCATGGCCTCAACAAGAGCCAAGGAAAGGGGAAGAAGTcgaagaaaaagaaaggagagacgCCGGACGAAGCCCCTGGGCTCACCGCGGTGAAGCTCTACTACAACGGGGAGGAGGTGTCCGACACGTTGATGAACTCGGAGGCGTGGCGGGACGGATCAGTGCTCCAGGTGGGAGACGTGAAGTACTCAGTTCGCAGGAACACTCCCACTTTCACCAACGCAGAGCTCCCCGTGTCCCTGCTCGCAGAGTTCCCCGTCTGTCCCAACCTGGAGATAGAGTTTGGGAACCTGCAAGACTGCGAGTTCACGTGGTATAGAGAAAATGCCCCAAATACAAG CACTGAAACTGCTGGAGAAGTTGAAGGTCAAGACAGCGAGTGGACAGAGGTAGGATGTGGGAGAGTCCACGTTCCTTCCATTCAGGATATCGGCTACAGGCTCAAACTGCGCTGCACACCTAAAGATGGAGGACGTAGTGGCCTGCCCAAGGATCTCGTCTCTACGGCCATAGAAGCCGGACCGGGGGTGTGCACGTTCGACAACAGGCACGCGTACACTCTCAAAGAAGCAGAGTGGCCGGCTGTGAGGGTGGTGTCGTACAACATCCTCGCCGACATCTACGCCCAGACAGAACTGTCCAAGACGGTTCTTTACCCGTACTGCGCCCCCTACGCCCTGCAGCTGGACTACAGACAGAACCTGATCAAGAAGGAGCTCGCCGGGTACAATGCTGACATTATCTGTCTGCAGGAGGTGGACAAAG GGGTGTTTTTGAACAGTCTGACTCCAGCCCTCGATGCATTCGGTCTGGATGGCGTTTTTAGGACCAAAGAGAGGCAGCATGAAGGACTCGCCACGTTCTACCGCAG GTCAAAGTTCAAGCTGCTGAGCAGTCATGACATTGCGCTGAGCGAGGCGTTATCCTCTGACCCGATCCACTCTGCGCTGCTGGAGAAGCTTTCTGCGAACACGACTCTGAAGGCGAACATCCTGCACAGGTCCACCGTCCTGCAG gtcAGTGTGCTTGAGGATGTGAGTAAACCTGGCAGGAAGGTCTGCGTGGCAAACACTCACCTGTACTGGCTCCCCACAG GAGGGAGCATCCGCTTGGTCCAGATGGGCGTGGCTCTGCAACACCTGAGTCATGTGATCAACGAGGTCTCACCTGGAGCCCCTCTGATCTTTTGTGGTGACTTCAACTCACATCCTGACTCAG gtgtGTTCCAGCTGCTCAGCAAGACGCTTGTTCCTCTGCAGCACGCAGACTGGATCAGCATGGGACCAGAGGAGTCCTGCAGCATGGACCTGATCTCTGCCTTCCCCCCTCTGCTGAGTGCCTGTGGACAGCCAGCTTACACCAACTATGTGGGAGGATTTCATGGCTGCCTGGACTACATCTTCATACAGCCAGACAGCATACAG GTGGATCAGGTGATTCCTCTGCCCAGCCACCAGGAGGTCACCACCTACGAGGCTCTGCCCAGCGTAGCTCACCCCTCTGACCACATCGCCCTGATCTGTGACCTGCGCTGGAACCCCTGA